ATAAATTGTGTTGGCGATACGTTTCAGAGCACAAATGTGCCTACAATACTTTTTGAGGCAGGACATTACCCAAATGATTATGCTCGTGAACAAACACGAGAACTTATATTCATCTCTTATTTAACGTCTTTGAATTACATTTCCGAAAACGATATTTCGGGACAATTTTATGAGTCTTATTTCGGTATTCCCGAAAACGAAAAACGCTTTTTCGATGTGATTATAAGAAATGCCCTGTTTAACGGTGAGTTACTCGATATAGCCATACAATTTCAAGAACGATTAATTGCTGGCAAAGTAGAATTTATGCCAAAGGTTGTGAAAATTGAACCACTAAATGGTTTTTTTGGACACAAAGAGATTGATGCTCAAGGGAATGAGGTGGTCGATGAAGCGGGTAGGCCATTAAAAATAGACTACGAAAACGTTTTCGTTGTATTGAAAAATGAAAAAATCTTATTATTTTCAAAATAAAGCCTATCAATTATATATTATTTTTAAAGAAAATGTATTAATTTTGCTTTTTATTTAAGAATAGTTAATTATGGGGAAAATTAAATTAGACGAAATCGATCATCAAATTCTTGATATGTTGATTGATAACACTAGGATTCCGTTTACGGACATTGCAAAAAAATTGTTAATCTCTGCAGGTACAGTTCATGTTCGTGTAAAAAAAATGGAAGAAGCTGGAATAATAAAAGGGTCTTCTTTAATGTTAGACTACAAAAAGCTTGGATATTCATTTATTGCTTATGTTGGCTTATACCTAAACAATACTTCTCAAACCAAATTTGTTTTAGAACGCATTAACGAAATTGCTTATGTAACAGTAGCGCACATAACTACCGGTAAATTCAATATTTTCTGTAAAATTAGGGCGCGTAGCACCGAACATGCCAAGGAAGTGATATTTTTACTAGACGATATTGATGGTGTTTACAGAACAGAAACCATGATTTCTTTAGAGGAGAGCATAAACGACAAAAAGCGTTTAATGCATTCAATTTTTAATGATATGTAAACCTTTCATAGGTTTAGCAAATATAATAAAGCCCTTCTTTGAGGGCTTTTTTGTGTTATAGTATGTGCCCAAACAACACTTCACAAATTTTATTTGAAAATTCCAGTTTATTACTTCATGTTTGCAGATACAAAAATTAATAAGACGAAATAAGTCTAGCTTATGGTTTTCAATTCGTTTGAATTTTTCATATTCCTTGTGTTGGTGTTTTTTGTTTACTGGATTCCATTAAAACAAAACACCAAGGGGCAGAATATTTTATTGCTTGTTGCTAGTTACTTTTTTTATGGGTGGTGGGATTGGCGCTTCCTGTCTCTAATTCTTTTAAGTACCGTTGTTGATTATTTTGTGGGCATAGCTATAGACCGTAATGAAAACAAGAAAACTAGAAGAAGGTGGTTGTGGGTCAGTATTTTTTTTAACGTAGGCTTATTGGGCTTTTTCAAATATTTCAATTTTTTTGTCGACTCGTGGATAGATGCGGTAGCCATGTTTGGTTATGAAATAAAGAGTACATGGACTCTAAGGGTGCTTCTTCCAGTAGGTATTTCGTTTTACACCTTCCAAACGATGTCTTATTCGTTTGATATTTATTACAAAAGGTTGAAGCCAACAAAAGATTTTTTATCGTTTGCTGCTTTTGTGAGCTTTTTTCCACAATTGGTTGCTGGCCCCATTGAACGAGCTTCAAATTTATTATCGCAAATTCTCGAAAAAAGAACATTTGATTATAATCAGGCCGTAAGCGGCTTGAAACTTATATTATGGGGATTGTTTAAAAAAATAGTAATAGCTGATTCTTTAGCGCCCATTGTTGACGATATTTTTGCAAATTATACAACGTACCCAGCATCTACCTTGGTTTTGGGAGTTACTATGTTTAGTTTTCAGGTTTATGGTGATTTTAGTGGCTATTCAGATATTGCTATTGGCACGGCTAAACTGTTCGGCATTGAATTGATGTCGAACTTTAAGTTCCCTAACTTCTCACGAAATGTGGCCGAGTATTGGCAGCGCTGGCACATATCATTATCAACATGGTTTAGGCACTATCTTTATATTCCTTTAGGAGGTTCTCGTGTTAGTAAACTAAAGTCGGTTAGAAATATTGCCATCATATTTTTGGTCAGTGGGTTTTGGCATGGTGCCAATTGGACGTTTATTTTCTGGGGAGCCTTTCATGCTGTAGCTTTTATTCCGGTTTTTTTATTGGGCCGGAATACCATTTATAAGAATAGTGTGGTTGGAGAAGATTCACTTTTTCCGTCTATTGTAGAAATAGGCCAGCTTATTTTAACCTTTGGCATTGTGACGTTTTCCAGAATATTTTTCAGATCGGAATCCATTACAGCAGCATTTGGTTTTATTAAACGTATTTTTTCCGATTTTTCATATGGTGAATATATGCACCCACAAGGGTATCGTATGATTGATTATTATATCCTGATTGCTGTTTTTGTACTTTATGAGTATCGCATACGAAAAGATGAACGTTCGCCATTTAAGTTTAAATCGAAATATTTACGGTTTGCCATTTACACCTTAGTTATATTTTTGATGATGCTCTTTTATGATGATGGCGTTGATAGATCATTTATTTACTTCCAATTCTAGAGTGGTCTAATCAAAAAGAATTCTGCGATATTCTGTATCTGGGTTTACATGGAATTGAAAATTCATGACCTCAGTTCGATTAACAATTCGGCCCTAAAAACGTTTTATTGTATTGGTTTTTAATGGTGTGTTGTTTTAAAGCAGATCGGTAAGAACGACAAAACACTATGTTCTTTTATAGAGACGTTTTGTTTTTTATATAGTCAGCAATAACAGAGGCTAAAATATTCCGCCCGTTGTTGTTCCAATGCTGGTCGTATATCAAAGTGGTTGGTTTTTTTGAAGCTTCCATAGCTGGGCCAAAATCTAAGTATTTGTAGCCAACAGAGTCGCAGTATTTCAAAAATAAATCGCTTGTTTTATTTGAATTTAATAAAAATACTGTCTTTTCTTTGTCAACAGTAAAATTACTGGTAAGTGTTTTAAAGTTTTGTAAATATCTTTGGGTGTCTTCTTCGGAAGCATAATCATCTACATATTTTTTTTCTTTATGTTTAATTCCTAAAAGTTTGTTTTTCAGCTGAGTAATAGCTCTAAAAACGCCGATATTTTGTGCATAGGTAATTAATTTGATATTATCCTTTATTTTATATGTTAAACGGTCTTGCAGATTCACGCGAAAAAAATTTGGTTTATAATTGTCCCTTTCTAAATCGGTGTAAAATTTCATATAAATAAAAGTATAGTCTATGTATTGAAACTTATCCTTGTAAGCTTCTATTAAATGCAATTGATCTGCAAGATCGTAGCCCGAATAGCCGTATTCAAAAACCTTCACTTGGTTTTTTAGGCGTACTTCTATTTTTTTACCTGTAGATTCATAGTAATTCTGGTGAAATCCTTCAATAAAGGAATCTCCTATTAAGGCAATCTCTTTATCTTGTTCGTTAGGTTTAAACTCCCTATATGAATTAAATCCGTCACTGTTAATGTGGTATTGCGCAAAATTCATTCTTCTGTTGCCCGTAACGTAATAGCCTTCTTGGTTTGGCATATTGATCTCGACATCTAAATCGTTAAGCTGGTAGGGTGGGTATTGAGAATACAAATGAAAAACCCTAACGAGTACTTCTAAGCAAATGAGAATTAGAATACTAAAAATAATTGTTTTACCGATTAATTTTATCATCACATTACGAGTTGTTATGCTTCAAAGTTAGTTGTTTAACCATATATATGGCCTATTAGATTTCTTAATTTGAGGTTATTTTTGCAAAAAAGCACCTATCTTTCAGCTTTATAACGTATTTGCCACTGGTAGTAGTTTTAAAAATTTCTACCATTTTAATATGAGCTTTTTGAGCGTAAAGAAACTCGAAAACCATTTGTTTTAAACCTGGCTGGTGACTTTTATATATGTCCACAACAGAAATATTATCTGTGCTAAAATTATGAAGTTCTTCTATATTATAATATACTTGGTGTGTAATATCGGGTGAATTTTGTCTTCTTCTGCGACTTTTTATTTTTTTTACAATGTCGTCTATATTATAATGTTTCAAAATATTTTTAAGTTGGATTTTCTTAATTTCTAGAGCGCTGAAAATACGCTGTTTCCATTGGTTTTTATCAAATAGAATATGATGTTCAAAATCATAGATTAAATTGCTCCAACGTCTTTTATATTCGAGTGTACCATAAGCCATGTCGATCATGCTGTAGTTGTGGTCTATGGCCCATTCTAAAAGTTTGTAAATAGAGATGTTGCCTAAGGCAAACTTAGAGTAATCGATGTCGTAAGAAGGTATAGAAACAAACAAAATGTTATTAAAGTGATGGTTTATGCAAATATATATAGGAATATTGTTTTCATAAATAACGAAAATAGATGCCTTTTTTGAGTTAACGAGCTCAAAAGTTGTATTGAAATAAAAATCCCAATTGTTTAATATATCGTTGTTTTCGTTCCTTTGACCAAACCTAATTGTTAACATTCTGTGCAGTTCATTCATGTAATCGTTATAGTCGTTTTGACTAATAGAACCAAAAAACATACGGTAACTAATTGTAAAACATGTTTCGAGCCGCTTTTTTAAACGCCTGATATTAGACCGAAAACTTTTGCTGTATTCTTGTGCTAGGAAGTTTTCTATATTGTTAGTGTCTTTAATATCTATAGCATAACCTGTTATTTTTTTTTGAGGAACTTTATTAATAACGAGGGTTTTGTCACTAATAAAACGGGGATTTAAGTACAGTGGAAACAATTTTATTGAAGTTGCTTGGTTTGTTTCTTCAAGTCCTTCACCTTCTGAATTATAAATAACTTCACCACTCATAAAGCTTAAAGTCCTGTAAGCAGCGGGGATTTTGCTATGCTCTGTAATCAATGCGTAAAAATCAAGACTTAACATAAGGTCTTTAAATGTTTGCTTATTCAAATATAACTTTTCGAATGTTTTTACGTCCCATGATGAGGAAACTCTTTTCGTTCAATTTAAAAACCTTTGTATCACTAATATGCTCTTGCGTTAAATACAAAAAATCTATAACGGGCCTTTTTAAAAAATTGTAATTTTTGGCATTAAAGTCTACGATGTTAATCATTTTAGGTTTTTCTTTTCTGGTATCTTTGATGTTGTACCTTAAACGTGTCATTAATTTGGCACTGCTATTTTTACTATACGAACTGTTCTTAAATCGTTCATACAACTTTAGGGTTTTTATGAAATTTTTAGCTTTAACTATAGCCATTTGCTTAATTGCAGATAGAGTTCCTGCAACAGATTTTATTTTATAAATAAAGTGATAATGGTAGTGATATTTGAGATTGCTCCAAACTTTTTTATAGTGCAAGTAACCATTTCCCATGTCCATCAAATTGTATTTGTGGTCTAAGCACCATTCTAAAACATTGTAAACCATAATATTGCCCAAGCTGAATTTGGAGTAGTTTATATCATAACCAATAACATGGGCTTTTAAAATCTTATTGGCGTGATAATTAATTCCAACTGTTACTATTTCACCAGAGGCATAAGTTATAAACATGGAGGCCTGTTTATTATTAATCTGATTGTAGGTGCGTTTTCGGAAATTGTCCCATGTTGCTAAAATTTCTGTGGTGTCGTTTTTTTCATTAAACCGAACTTCTAAAAAGCTTTTTAAAACAGTTATAGCTTTATTGTAAACTGGCTCGGATATTTGACCAAAATAAATTTGGAATTCTACATTAAAGCATAAGTTAAAACGTTTTAAGCTTTTTTTTATTTGCGATCTGGATTGTGATTTTAAGTTGTCTTTTAGATAATTCTCTACATTTTTAATGCCATCTAATTTAATGGCAAAACCAACAAGTTTTCTTTGCACGATTTTTTTTTCGGCATAATCTTTTTCTAAAATTTCAGATGTGAAATAATCAGGAAATAAAGTTATGGCGTAGGAATTGGATAATGCTTTTGAACTCGGCCCATCAGGTTTTTTATAGTAAGAAATACCATTGTTTAATTTGATTTCGTTGTAGCATTCAGAAATTCGATTTTCAAGGAATAAACTGTTGTAGAAATCATCTTTTTTCAAAACGGACATATGGCTAATTATGGGGTAAGATTTAATTAAATAGTACTGTTTTATTTAAATTGAGAATTTTTTACAAAACTTAATTGTATTTTTTTGTTTGGGCTTTTGAATATAAATAGGTTTTTTTGATTTTTAATTTGAAATATTTTAACATTGTTGATGTGTTCGCTTTGACTGAATAAAAACTCGTACAAAGGTTTTTGCACATAAGGGGTCTGCAAACATGAAACTTCAATTTTATTGGCATTGTTGAACTCATCTTCGTTAATGGGTTTTAAAGTATAGTCCGTTTGGCTATTTTCTTTGTGGTCATTCTTTTTAATGAAGGATACAAAATGCCTGATGGTGTCTACGGTTCCTGTCTTAATTAAATAATCAACAGATTTATACTTTGCTTTTAAAAAATGAACATACAATTTGCTTAAAAAACCTTTTTTTGTGGTAATTACTTGCGTATTTAAATCATAGATAAAATTGCTCCATTTAATTTTGTAGTCAAAACTGCCATACCCCATATCGAAAAGTGAAATATCATTTTCAAGGCACCATTCTAATTGTCTGTAAATTTCAATGTTTCCTAAACTGAATTTGTGAAAATTAAGGTCGAAAGATGAAATAGCACTATACATGATTGATCCTTGGTGAAAATTCAATGAGATTTCGATAGGGGAGTCATCGCTATATATAACAAAAAGGGACGCCTTTTTTTTGTTAATTAAATGGTACGCGATATCAGTATAGTAATCCCAATTTTCAATAACGCGGTTTTTCCCTTCACGCTCTTGGAAACGGGCTTTTATCATGCTTATAAGCTTTTCCATTAAAATCGAATGTGTTTCACTCTCAATATCACCAAAAAACATGGTATAGCTAATGTTAAAACACTGTTCTAGTCTTCTAAGGCTTCTTAAAGTGTTTTTTTTGAAATTGTTGCCAGCATGTTTTTTTAAATAGGTATCAATGTTATCAATCTCTCTAACGCGAATAGCATATCCTTTTTTGTTAAAAATATTCTGGGCCTGCAGGGAAGGATCTAGCGTTACATCCAAGTAGCTAGGAACTAATGTTTGCTGATACACTTTGTTAAAACCATCTAATT
This genomic stretch from Flavobacteriaceae bacterium GSB9 harbors:
- a CDS encoding winged helix-turn-helix transcriptional regulator; this encodes MGKIKLDEIDHQILDMLIDNTRIPFTDIAKKLLISAGTVHVRVKKMEEAGIIKGSSLMLDYKKLGYSFIAYVGLYLNNTSQTKFVLERINEIAYVTVAHITTGKFNIFCKIRARSTEHAKEVIFLLDDIDGVYRTETMISLEESINDKKRLMHSIFNDM
- a CDS encoding MBOAT family protein; its protein translation is MVFNSFEFFIFLVLVFFVYWIPLKQNTKGQNILLLVASYFFYGWWDWRFLSLILLSTVVDYFVGIAIDRNENKKTRRRWLWVSIFFNVGLLGFFKYFNFFVDSWIDAVAMFGYEIKSTWTLRVLLPVGISFYTFQTMSYSFDIYYKRLKPTKDFLSFAAFVSFFPQLVAGPIERASNLLSQILEKRTFDYNQAVSGLKLILWGLFKKIVIADSLAPIVDDIFANYTTYPASTLVLGVTMFSFQVYGDFSGYSDIAIGTAKLFGIELMSNFKFPNFSRNVAEYWQRWHISLSTWFRHYLYIPLGGSRVSKLKSVRNIAIIFLVSGFWHGANWTFIFWGAFHAVAFIPVFLLGRNTIYKNSVVGEDSLFPSIVEIGQLILTFGIVTFSRIFFRSESITAAFGFIKRIFSDFSYGEYMHPQGYRMIDYYILIAVFVLYEYRIRKDERSPFKFKSKYLRFAIYTLVIFLMMLFYDDGVDRSFIYFQF
- a CDS encoding GNAT family N-acetyltransferase, giving the protein MNKQTFKDLMLSLDFYALITEHSKIPAAYRTLSFMSGEVIYNSEGEGLEETNQATSIKLFPLYLNPRFISDKTLVINKVPQKKITGYAIDIKDTNNIENFLAQEYSKSFRSNIRRLKKRLETCFTISYRMFFGSISQNDYNDYMNELHRMLTIRFGQRNENNDILNNWDFYFNTTFELVNSKKASIFVIYENNIPIYICINHHFNNILFVSIPSYDIDYSKFALGNISIYKLLEWAIDHNYSMIDMAYGTLEYKRRWSNLIYDFEHHILFDKNQWKQRIFSALEIKKIQLKNILKHYNIDDIVKKIKSRRRRQNSPDITHQVYYNIEELHNFSTDNISVVDIYKSHQPGLKQMVFEFLYAQKAHIKMVEIFKTTTSGKYVIKLKDRCFFAKITSN
- a CDS encoding GNAT family N-acetyltransferase, with the translated sequence MSVLKKDDFYNSLFLENRISECYNEIKLNNGISYYKKPDGPSSKALSNSYAITLFPDYFTSEILEKDYAEKKIVQRKLVGFAIKLDGIKNVENYLKDNLKSQSRSQIKKSLKRFNLCFNVEFQIYFGQISEPVYNKAITVLKSFLEVRFNEKNDTTEILATWDNFRKRTYNQINNKQASMFITYASGEIVTVGINYHANKILKAHVIGYDINYSKFSLGNIMVYNVLEWCLDHKYNLMDMGNGYLHYKKVWSNLKYHYHYHFIYKIKSVAGTLSAIKQMAIVKAKNFIKTLKLYERFKNSSYSKNSSAKLMTRLRYNIKDTRKEKPKMINIVDFNAKNYNFLKRPVIDFLYLTQEHISDTKVFKLNEKSFLIMGRKNIRKVIFE
- a CDS encoding GNAT family N-acetyltransferase, with the protein product MIKNNFYSDLFEKDKVASAYKRLQLSFNNETIFQSDKKLDGFNKVYQQTLVPSYLDVTLDPSLQAQNIFNKKGYAIRVREIDNIDTYLKKHAGNNFKKNTLRSLRRLEQCFNISYTMFFGDIESETHSILMEKLISMIKARFQEREGKNRVIENWDYYTDIAYHLINKKKASLFVIYSDDSPIEISLNFHQGSIMYSAISSFDLNFHKFSLGNIEIYRQLEWCLENDISLFDMGYGSFDYKIKWSNFIYDLNTQVITTKKGFLSKLYVHFLKAKYKSVDYLIKTGTVDTIRHFVSFIKKNDHKENSQTDYTLKPINEDEFNNANKIEVSCLQTPYVQKPLYEFLFSQSEHINNVKIFQIKNQKNLFIFKSPNKKIQLSFVKNSQFK